From the genome of Pseudonocardia sp. EC080619-01:
CCGTCGCAGGGGTTGACCGGCGGGACCCTGCTGAACGTCGGCGGGATCTTCGGGACGGTCGTGCTGGGCGCCCTGGCCGCCCGGTGGCCGCTGCGCGGCGTTCTGACCGGCTACCTGCTGGCGAGCGGCGCGCTGCTCGCGCTCCTGCTGCCCGCCCTGTCGGTGCTCGCCGTCGCGTTCGCCGTCGGGATGCTGGTCGGGGTCGTCGTGAACGGCTGCGTCGGCGGCCTGTACGCGCTCGCCGCGACGTCGTACCCGGACCGGATCCGGGCGACCGGGGTCGGCACGGCGATCGGCGTCGGCCGGATCGGGGCGGTGGCCGCGCCGGTCGCGGCGGGGGCGCTGCTCGACGCGGGGGCGTCCCCGCAGGCCCTCTACCTCGGCTCGGCGGTGATCTTCGTGCTGAGCGCGGTCGTGCTGCTGACCCTGCACCGCACGCCCGCGGCCCCCACGACGGCCCGTTAGCGGGTACAACACCGGGGTGACCTCGCATCCCGTGCTGGCCGGATCGGACCGGGAGTCCTTCGGCTCCCTGCACCGCCGCTCCACCCCGCGCGACGAGCGCTACCGGATCGGCAAGGGGCGGCGGGAGGCCGCGCCCCGGTCCACGCTCGCGTCGTGGTCGTCGGCGCTGCGGCGGGTCGACCCGGTCGATCTCGTCGAGATCACCAACTCCGGCCGGGTGCCCGAGCTCGTCCCGCTGCGCGTGCAGCGGATGAGCGCGTCGCCGCACGCGTTCCTGCGCGGTGCCGCGGCGCTGCACGCCGCCGACTTCGCGGTGCTGCCCGCCACCGGGATCCACCCGGTGATCTGCGGCGACGCCCATCTCGGCAACTTCGGCTTCTACGCCTCACCGGAGCGCGAGCTCGTCTTCGACCTCAACGACTTCGACGAGGCCCATCCCGGGGCCTGGGAGTGGGACCTGCGCCGGCTGGTCGCCTCCACCTGGGTGGCCGGGCGGGACTCGGGGGCGTCGGAGCGGCAGTGCGCCGAGGCCGTCGCCCGCTGCGTGCACGCCTACGCCGAGCACCTGCGCGCGCTGGCCGAGCAGCCGCTGCTGGCGCGCTCGTTCGACGTCATGGACGTCGAGACGCTGCGCGACGACGCCGACCACAAGACCGCCCGGCGGGCCATCGACAAGGCCGCCGAGCGCGCCCGCAAGCGGACCAGCGACCGGGCCCTGCCCCGGTTCGTGAGCGAGGACGGTGGCGAGCGCCGGATCGTCACCGAGCCGCCGCTGATCACCCACCCCGACGACGAGCACACCGACCGGATCCTCGCCGCGCTCGACGACTACCTCGCCACGCTCCCGCCGCACTGGGCGCGGATCCTCGGCGGCTACCACGCCACCGACGTCGCCCACAAGGTCGTCGGGGTCGGCTCGGTCGGGCTGCGCGCCTACCTGGTGCTGTGCGAGGGCTCCAGCCCGGACGACGTGCTGTTCCTCCAGCTCAAGCAGGCGCGGCGGTCGGTCGTCGGCCCGTACGTGCACGGCCACGAGGCGTGGCACTCGCACCAGGGACAGCGCGTCGTCGAGTACCAGCAGGCGCTGCAGACCGTCTCCGACCCGCTGCTCGGCTGGACGACGGTCGGCGGCCGCCAGTACTACGTCCGCCAGTTCCGCGACATGAAGGGCGCGATCGTGCCGGACACGCTGTCCGCGCCCGCGTTGGCGGACTACGCCGACATCTGCGGGAAGCTGCTCGCGAAGGGGCACGCCCGGACCTCCGGTGCGTCCATGATCGCCGGTTACCTGGGCAAGGGCGGCAAGGTCGCGGACGCGCTGTGCACCTTCGCCCGCGCCTACGCCGACCAGACCGAGGCCGACCACGACGCGTTGCTGCGCGCAATCCGGTCGGGGCGCCTGTCGGATCGGACACCTGAGCAGGTGCCCGGTGGGGCCATCGGCTAAATTCTGCCCCCGTGACCGTCGTCGAAACCCTGCTGGTCTTCGTGGTCGCGCCGGTGGTTCTGTACTTCGCGATCTGGACGTGGATCGCGCTGCGCAACCGGAGCGCCCGCCCCCGCTACGACGTGGGGGACCCGTGGACGTACGAGCCCCTGTTCTGGATCGCCAACCCGGCCGGCGCCGCGCACCACGCGGCACACGCCCCGGCCGCCGGCAGTGACGCACGAGGAGGTACCGGTGGCAAGTGGTAGCGGCGTCGCCGTCTTCCAGGGCAACGAGGAGGACCTGCCGGAGGGGTCGGTGGTCACGGCCTCCGGCCGGGTCTCCGTGGCCGAGCAGTTCCGCGAGCCCGACCGGTCCGACCTCCCGTTCTCCCCGGTGCAGCTCACGCGTCTCGACGACGCGCTGACCCTCACCAGCCGGGAGACCGGCCTGCGGTTCGCCCTGTACCTGGGTGACCTCGGGTCCGACGCGCGGGCGACCGCCGTCGACCTGCACGGCCGGATCGAGGGCTACGACGACGCCGTCCTGGTCGCCGTGAGTCCCGGGCAGCGGCTGCTGGAGATCGTCACCGGCGCCGAGGCCGCGGTCCGGCTGACCGACCGCGGTGCCAAGCTCGCCCTGATGAGCATGGTGGCGTCCTTCAAGGAGGGCGATCTCTTCGGTGGCCTGCTCTCCGGGCTGCGCATGCTGGCCGACCAGGCCGGTACCCGGGGCTGACCGGCCCCGACCGGGCGCGCGGCCGAACGGACCAGCCGCGTGTCCGGTAAGTGCACGACACCACGAACAGCCGAACGGTTTTAAGGTGTCACTATGGTGCATTCCCGCGAGGCGGTCCCGGAATGACCGGGGCGAGCCCGATCCTGATCGTCGACGACCACGAGCTGGTCGGTTCGGCCCTGGCGCTGAACCTGCGCGCCGAGGGTGAGGACGCGACGTTCCAGCCCGTGCGGTCGGCGGCCGGCGTCCTCGACCACGCCCGCCGCGGCGAGCCCGGGCTGATCGTGCTCGACCTGGACCTCGGCCGGGACCCGGACGGCAACCGGATCGACGGGGTGCGCCTGGTCGCGCCGCTGGTCGACCTCGGATGGCGGGTCGTGGTCCTGTCCGGCAGCTCCGACGCGGGCCGGGTCGGCGCCGCGCTCGACGCCGGGGGGTTCGTCTTCGTCCCGAAGAACGCCCCGTTCCCGGCTCTGCTCAACGCCATCCGCGAGGCCAGGGCGGGGCGGTCGGTGATGCCGCCCGGCCGCCGGGAGCAGTTCATCAAGCTGCACCGCGACCGCGAGAGCGAGCGCCGCGACCTGCACGAGAAGCTGAACAAGCTCACGCAGCGCGAGCGCGAGGTGCTGGCGCTGCTCGCCGGCGGGAAGCGGGCCCAGGCCGTCGCGGACCATTTCGTCGTGTCGCTGGCGACCGTCCGGACCCAGATCCGCGCCGTCCTCACCAAGCTCGAGGTCGGGTCCCAGCTCGAGGCCGTGGCGCTCTACCGGAAGGCAGCAGGGCTCTGAGCCGTCCGGACCTGTCCCGCTGGGCCGTCCGTCCCTGCGCCTCCACCTGCGGTGATGGCCCGGGCGCGCTGCGTCGAAGGGCCGTTCGTCTGCAAGGGTGACCCTGTCTCCTGAGGTGTGGATCTCGGCCTATCATCCCTCCTCATCAGTTCCGATGACCCGGGAGGACAGCGTGGCGGCGGGCAGCTTCAGCGGCGTGCTCGGGCGGCATCTTCGCGCTCGCGGGGCACCTGGCCGACGCACTCGTCGTCGTCACCCTCTGTGTGGTCGTCGTGGCGGTCACCCGGCCCGCGGTCGTCACCGGCTGGCTCGACGTCGCCTCCTCGACCTCGGTCCTGACCCTGGTCGCCGCCGCGGTCGGCTCGGCGGCGGCGATCGTCGCCCTCGTCACCGGGCGGCTGTCGGGGGACCCGCGGCCGTCCTGGTTCGGGGCGGCGCTGCTGCTCTACGGCGTGGTCGTGCTGCCGCTGTCGGCGCTCGTCGTCCAGGGGCAGCCGGCCGGGGTGTCCCGGCTCGCGGTGCTGTCGATGCTCGCGGTGGGCATGTGCATCCTGATCGCCGCCCTGCGCCCGCCGGCCCGGCTCGGGGCCTGGGGCGGCTGGGCGCTGTTCGTGGTCGCGATGGCGCTCGGCGGCGTGGTCGCGCTCCAGGAGGAGACGCCGTTCAGCACGGTGCTGGCCACCAGCCCGCTGCCGTCGATCCTGATCCAGGCCGGCTGGTCCGCCGTCGCGGTGCTGTTCCTGTTCGACGGCTACCGGCGGCAGAGCCGGGTCCGGTCCCGGCTCGGCCTGGGGCTGCTGGTCATCGCGGTGTCGCAGCTGTACCGGGCCGTCGTCCCCAGCGAGCCGGTGACCGGCCTGGTGTACCCGTCGCTGCGGATCCTCGGGATGGCCGTCGTGCTGTCGGCGCTGCTCAGCATGGCGCTGCGCGCGGTGACCCGGCTGCAGGACGAGTACGACCGGCTGCAGGAGACCCTGGGCGACGCGACCCGGCTGCTCGAGCGCGCCGCCGGGCAGGCCGCCGAGCGCGACCACGAGCTGCGCAACGGCCTCGCCGGCCTCGCGGGTGCGGCCTACCTGCTCTCGCACACCGACGGCGACGACCGCACCGACCAGCTCCGTGAGGCCGTGCTGTCCGAGCTCGGCCGGCTGCGCGTGATGCTGGAGAGCCCGGTGCTGGCCACCGGCGGGCCCGCGGAGGAGCCCGATCCGCTCGTCGACGAGCGGGACGCGGCACTGCTCGACCTGGGCCCGGCGTTCGCGCCCGTCACCCCGGCGCCGCTCGCCGCGAACGGGCACGTGCACGGCGTCGGACCGGTGCTGCACCAGCTGGTCGACCTGCGAGCCGACCAGCAGGGGATCACCCTCCGGGTCGACGACGGGCTGCCCGCCGTCGCGGCGCCGGAGTCGGTCACGCGCCAGGTCGTGACCAACCTGCTCGCCAACTGCGCCCGGCACGCCCCCGGGGCGTCGGTGACGGTGCGGGGCCGCGACGCCGACGTCCCCGGATTCGTGGCCGTCGAGGTCCGCGACACCGGGCCCGGTCTCCCCGGCGGGCAGGACACCATGGTGATCCGACGCGGGGTGCACGACGAGTCGGCGGGCGGATCCGGGCTCGGCCTCCACATCAGCGCCCGGTTGGCGCACGAGCACGGCGGCGATCTGGTGCTCCACACGGCGCACGACCCGCTGGGCTGTCTGGCAGTACTCACTCTTCCGGTTGCCCACTGATCGGGTCAGCTCGGCGTTCTGACCTGCGGATCTGTCACCGCGGGCAACGTTGTTCGCGCTGGGTCATTCCCCCGGAGCCCTTGGTGATCCCATACTGGGTGCCGTGACGGCGTGGTTCGGTGACGACTCCGGCCTCCGCCGTCCGCACGAAGGAGGTCACCATGGCGCAATCGCACGACGGCGCAGCCGCCCCGGGCCCGAGCGGGCGCCGGGCCACGCCTGATTCCTCGACCCCCTCGGCAGCGGTGCTCACACCGCCGACCGGCCTGCCCTCCGTCACACCGTCGGCGCCGCCACGCATCCCGCAGCAGCGGACCGCGGCCGAGCCCGTCGCCCCGGCCCCGCCGGCGCAGCCCGGCGTGGCGATGTGCACCTGCGGGCACCCGGAGGAGATGCACGAGCACTACCGGTCCGGCAGCGACTGCGGTGCCTGCGGCGCCCGGGCCTGCGGGGCGTTCCGCTCCGCCGACGAGACCGGGTCGCGCGCACGGCCGCGCAACCCGCTGCGGACGCTGCTGCGCCGCCGCGGCTGAACGTCCACCCACCGCACGCACGAGGGCCCCGGGAGCACGCTCCCGGGGCCCTCGCTCTGCGTCCTCCTGATCAGGGCTGCTCGACGGCGGTCGCCTGGTCCGGGGTGGAGGGGGTCGGCTGGCCGTCGAACTCCCGGGCGGCGAGCGCCCGGACGATCCCGGCGCGGCCCTCGGTCACCAGCCGGCGCAGGGCGGCCGGCTTCGACTCGTCGGCGAGCCAGGCGTCGGCGGCGGCGACGGTGCTCGGCTCCACCGCCCAGGACGGGAACAGCCCGACGACGACGTTCTGCGCCAGCTCCGAGGTCCGCCGCGCCCACACGCCGTCGATCTCGGCGAAGTAGCGGTCGACGTACCCGTCGAGCAGGCCGCGCTGCGCGGGGTGCGAGAAGCCCGCGATCGCCGACTCGTTCATCGAGTTGGGCAGCGAGTCGTCGTGCACGGCACGCTGCCAGGCCCGCTCCTTGGCCTCGGCGGTCGGGACCAGCGCGCGGGCCCGCTCACCCTGCCGGGCACCGGTCGAGGTCGCGTCGCGCTGCTCCTCCTCGGCGATCTCGGTCTCGCCCGCCCGTCCGTGCGCGACCAGCGCGTGCAGCAGCCGCCAGCGCAGGTCGGCGTCGACGGTCAGCCCGGCCGGGACCTGCACGTCGAGCAGCCAGCCCTTCATCGCGTCGAGGGTGACGTCCGGCAGCACAGACGAGGCCAGGGCGTTCACGACGGCGAGCTGGATGTCCGACCCGGCGGGGGCGGTGTCCAGCCGGAAGCGCAGCGCGTCGGTCAGCAGCGGCCAGCCTCGCCCGGCGGCCCACTCCGGGGTGCAGTACGACGCCGTCGCGGTCTGGGCCTGCATCAGCAGCCGCTGTACGACGCCGATCTCGGTCTCGGTGTCGAACCCGCCGGCGACGAGGGTGACGAAGTCGCGGGCCTTCAGCTCGGCCTCGCGGGTCATCTCCCAGGCCGACGACCAGCACAGCGTCCGCGGCAGCGGGTCGGCGATGTCGCCGATCCGGTCGACCAGGGTGGCCAGCGAGCCGGGGTCGAGACGCAGCGCGCAGTAGGTGAGGTCGTCGTCGTTGACCAGGACCAGCTTGCCGCGGGGGAGGCCGACGAGCTCGGGGACCGGGGTCCGCTCGCCGGAGACGTCGAGCTCGACCCGGTGGGTGCGGACCAGCTTCCCGGTCGCCGGGTCGTCGTCGTACACGCCGACCGCGATCCGGTGCGTGCGCAGCTCGCCGGCGCCGGGGCGGGCCCCGCCCTGCACGACGTCGAACGAGGTGAACTTGCCCGCCTCGTCGACCCCGAACGACGGCCGCAGCAGGTTCAGACCGGTGGTGCGCAGCCACTGCGCGCCCCAGTCGGACAGGTCCCGCCCGGACGCCTTCTCCAGCGCGCCCAGCAGGTCGTCGAACGTGGCGTTGCCCCACGCGTGCGCGGCGAAGTAGTCCCGCAGCCCGGCCAGGAACGGCTCCAGGCCGACGTAGGCGACGAGCTGCTTGAGCACCGACGCGCCCTTGGCGTAGGTGATCCCGTCGAAGTTGACCTCGACGGCCTGCAGGTCCGGGATGTCCGCGGCGATCGGGTGCGTCGACGGGAGCTGGTCCTGCCGGTAGGCCCAGGACTTCTCGACGTTCGCGAACGTGGTCCAGGCGTTGGTGTACTCGGTGGCGTCGGCCTGGCACAGCACGGACGCCCAGGTGGCGAACGACTCGTTCAGCCACAGGTCGTCCCACCAGCGCATGGTCACGAGGTCGCCGAACCACATGTGCGCCATCTCGTGCAGGATCGTCTCGGCGCGCCGCTCGTAGAGGGTGCGGGTGACCCGGGACCGGAAGACGTAGTCCTCCAGGAACGTGATCGCACCGGCGTTCTCCATCGCGCCGGCGTTGAACTCCGGGACGAAGAGCTGGTCGTACTTGCCGAACGGGTAGGTCACCCGGAAGTTGCGGTGGTAGAAGTCGAAGCCCTGCTTCGTCTCCGTGAAGATCCGTTCGTGGTCCATGTGCGGGGCCAGCGAGGCGCGGCAGTAGATGCCGAGCGGGATCTCCGCGTGCTCGTCGCGGTAGGTGTCGTGCCAGCTCGCGTACGGCCCCGCGATCAGCGCGACCAGGTAGGTCGAGAGGATCCCGGTCCGCTCGAAGCGGTGCACGCCGCCCTCGACGGCGGCCGGTGCGTTCGAGACGACCTTCCAGTCCTCCGGCGCGGTCACGGTGATCGTGTAGCGGGCCTTCAGGTCGGGCTGGTCGAAGCACGGGAACAGCCGCTTGCAGTCGGCCGTCTCGAACTGCGAGTAGAGGTAGACACCGCCGTCGACCGGGTCGACGAAACGGTGCAGGCCCTCGCCGGTGTTGGTGTACAGGCCGGTGGCGACGACCGTCAGCTCGTTCTCGGCCGCCAGGTCCGGCAGCGCGAGGCCGCCCTCCTCGGTCCATCCCGCGACGTCGAGTCCGGTCCCGTTCAGCGTCGCCGAGGTGATGTCCTCGCCGACCCACTCGATCCAGGTGCTGCCGCCCGGTTCCGCCGCGGCGAACCGCACGGTGGTGGTGACGGCGAACGTCCGCTCGGAGGGGGCACCGGCGCCGTCGGTGAGGTCGATCGTGACGTCGTAGGTCGACACGTCGAGCAGCGCTGCGCGCTCCTCGGCCTGGACACGGGTCAGGTTGGGCGGGGTCACGTCGTTCGAGGTCCTCTCCCGGGAGTGGGGTCGACCGGCATCCAATCACGGTGCCCGGTCCACGGCCCGCGGAATCCCCGGAGCGGCACCGGCGTTGCGCCCGACATGACGACTGCTGCTGCCGACGGCCGTGCCCGCGTCGACGTCTGGTTCGACCCGCTGTGTCCCTGGGCCTGGCTGACCTCCCGGTGGGTGCTCGAGGTGGAGAAGGTCCGCGAGGTCGACGTGACCTGGCACGTGATGAGCCTCGCGGTGCTCAACGAGGGCCGTGACCTCCCCGAGAAGTACCGCGACCTGATGGACCGCGCGTGGGGCCCGGTCCGGGTCTGCATCGCCGCCGCCGAGGCGCACGGGCCGGAGATCCTCGGTCCGCTCTACACCGCGATGGGCGAGCGGATCCACAACCAGCAGAACAAGGACTTCGACGACGTGATCGCCGGGGCCCTCAAGGAGCTGGACCTGCCCGGGTCGCTGGCCGACGCCGCGCACTCGACCGAGTGGGACGAGAAGCTGAAGGTCAGCCACCACGAGGGCATGGACCCGGTGGGGCTGGACGTCGGTACCCCGACCATCCACGTCGACGGCGTCGCGTTCTTCGGGCCCGTCATCTCCCGGGTGCCGAAGGGCGAGGACGCCGGACGGCTGTTCGACGGCGCCCGGCTGATGGCGGAGAACCCGCACTTCTTCGAGCTGAAGCGGACCCGCACCGAGGACCCGTCGTTCGACTACTGAGCGACTGGTGAGCCTGCCCTTGCCCCGCGTGTGAGGATCAGGGCATGAGCGAGACGACGCTGTCCCACGTCATCGGCGGCACCTCCCGCGAGTCCGCGGGCACCGACCGGATCGAGGTGGTGGACCCGGCGACCGGGGCGCCCGTCGGGTCGGTGCCCGCCGGGACCGCCGCCGACGTCGACGCCGCGGTCGCGGCCGCCCGTGCCGCGTTCCCGGGATGGTCG
Proteins encoded in this window:
- a CDS encoding DUF2252 domain-containing protein; protein product: MTSHPVLAGSDRESFGSLHRRSTPRDERYRIGKGRREAAPRSTLASWSSALRRVDPVDLVEITNSGRVPELVPLRVQRMSASPHAFLRGAAALHAADFAVLPATGIHPVICGDAHLGNFGFYASPERELVFDLNDFDEAHPGAWEWDLRRLVASTWVAGRDSGASERQCAEAVARCVHAYAEHLRALAEQPLLARSFDVMDVETLRDDADHKTARRAIDKAAERARKRTSDRALPRFVSEDGGERRIVTEPPLITHPDDEHTDRILAALDDYLATLPPHWARILGGYHATDVAHKVVGVGSVGLRAYLVLCEGSSPDDVLFLQLKQARRSVVGPYVHGHEAWHSHQGQRVVEYQQALQTVSDPLLGWTTVGGRQYYVRQFRDMKGAIVPDTLSAPALADYADICGKLLAKGHARTSGASMIAGYLGKGGKVADALCTFARAYADQTEADHDALLRAIRSGRLSDRTPEQVPGGAIG
- a CDS encoding DUF5130 family protein; the encoded protein is MASGSGVAVFQGNEEDLPEGSVVTASGRVSVAEQFREPDRSDLPFSPVQLTRLDDALTLTSRETGLRFALYLGDLGSDARATAVDLHGRIEGYDDAVLVAVSPGQRLLEIVTGAEAAVRLTDRGAKLALMSMVASFKEGDLFGGLLSGLRMLADQAGTRG
- a CDS encoding response regulator transcription factor, encoding MTGASPILIVDDHELVGSALALNLRAEGEDATFQPVRSAAGVLDHARRGEPGLIVLDLDLGRDPDGNRIDGVRLVAPLVDLGWRVVVLSGSSDAGRVGAALDAGGFVFVPKNAPFPALLNAIREARAGRSVMPPGRREQFIKLHRDRESERRDLHEKLNKLTQREREVLALLAGGKRAQAVADHFVVSLATVRTQIRAVLTKLEVGSQLEAVALYRKAAGL
- a CDS encoding sensor histidine kinase KdpD, whose protein sequence is MVVVAVTRPAVVTGWLDVASSTSVLTLVAAAVGSAAAIVALVTGRLSGDPRPSWFGAALLLYGVVVLPLSALVVQGQPAGVSRLAVLSMLAVGMCILIAALRPPARLGAWGGWALFVVAMALGGVVALQEETPFSTVLATSPLPSILIQAGWSAVAVLFLFDGYRRQSRVRSRLGLGLLVIAVSQLYRAVVPSEPVTGLVYPSLRILGMAVVLSALLSMALRAVTRLQDEYDRLQETLGDATRLLERAAGQAAERDHELRNGLAGLAGAAYLLSHTDGDDRTDQLREAVLSELGRLRVMLESPVLATGGPAEEPDPLVDERDAALLDLGPAFAPVTPAPLAANGHVHGVGPVLHQLVDLRADQQGITLRVDDGLPAVAAPESVTRQVVTNLLANCARHAPGASVTVRGRDADVPGFVAVEVRDTGPGLPGGQDTMVIRRGVHDESAGGSGLGLHISARLAHEHGGDLVLHTAHDPLGCLAVLTLPVAH
- the pepN gene encoding aminopeptidase N produces the protein MTPPNLTRVQAEERAALLDVSTYDVTIDLTDGAGAPSERTFAVTTTVRFAAAEPGGSTWIEWVGEDITSATLNGTGLDVAGWTEEGGLALPDLAAENELTVVATGLYTNTGEGLHRFVDPVDGGVYLYSQFETADCKRLFPCFDQPDLKARYTITVTAPEDWKVVSNAPAAVEGGVHRFERTGILSTYLVALIAGPYASWHDTYRDEHAEIPLGIYCRASLAPHMDHERIFTETKQGFDFYHRNFRVTYPFGKYDQLFVPEFNAGAMENAGAITFLEDYVFRSRVTRTLYERRAETILHEMAHMWFGDLVTMRWWDDLWLNESFATWASVLCQADATEYTNAWTTFANVEKSWAYRQDQLPSTHPIAADIPDLQAVEVNFDGITYAKGASVLKQLVAYVGLEPFLAGLRDYFAAHAWGNATFDDLLGALEKASGRDLSDWGAQWLRTTGLNLLRPSFGVDEAGKFTSFDVVQGGARPGAGELRTHRIAVGVYDDDPATGKLVRTHRVELDVSGERTPVPELVGLPRGKLVLVNDDDLTYCALRLDPGSLATLVDRIGDIADPLPRTLCWSSAWEMTREAELKARDFVTLVAGGFDTETEIGVVQRLLMQAQTATASYCTPEWAAGRGWPLLTDALRFRLDTAPAGSDIQLAVVNALASSVLPDVTLDAMKGWLLDVQVPAGLTVDADLRWRLLHALVAHGRAGETEIAEEEQRDATSTGARQGERARALVPTAEAKERAWQRAVHDDSLPNSMNESAIAGFSHPAQRGLLDGYVDRYFAEIDGVWARRTSELAQNVVVGLFPSWAVEPSTVAAADAWLADESKPAALRRLVTEGRAGIVRALAAREFDGQPTPSTPDQATAVEQP